Below is a genomic region from Acidimicrobiia bacterium.
TGGTAGATCGGGTTCACGGTCGTCGGGAAGCCCGACGCGAGGGTGATGACCTCGTCGCCCGGTCGCAGCGCGGCGTCGCCGAGCGTGTGATCGGTGAGCGCGCTCAGGGCGAGCAGGTTCGCGGACGAACCCGAGTTGCAGAGGAGCGCGGCGCGAGCGTCGAACCGCTCGGCGAAGCGACGCTCGAACTCGTCCGCGAAGCGACCCGTCGTGAGCCACATGTCGAGCGCGGCGTCGAGCAGGAGCCGCAGCTCGGCGTCGTCGAGCACCTTTCCCGAGACCGGCACGGGCGTCACGCCGGGGACGAAGACGCGAGGCGGGAACGCGACGTCGTGGTACCGCCGGGCGAGGTCGAGGATCTGCTCGCGCAGCTCGGACGCGGTGGCGCCGTCGTCGCTCACGTCGCCGCTCCGAACAGCTCGCGGTACCACGCGACCGTCTCGCGCAGCCCGCGCGCGAGGTCGAACGCCGGCTTCCAGCCGAGCACGGCGCGCGCCTTCGCGGCCGAGAGGTACTGGCGCTCGATCTCCCCGGGCGCCTCGCCGAGCACGAGCGGTGGCGTGCCCGCACGTTCGGCCGCGTCGCACACCGCGTCGTAGATCTCCATGACCGACAGCGGTGACTCGTCGCTGAAGTTGAACGCCTCGCCCGCCGCGGTTCCGCTCACCACGGCCTCGGCGAGCCGGAGGTAGGCGTCAGCCACGTCCTCGACGTAGAGGTAGTCGCGCACGAGCGTGCCGTCGCTGCGGATGACGGGCTGCTCGTCGTGGAGCAGCGACCGGATGGTGCCGGGGACGATGCGCGACCAGTTGAGGTCGCCCCGGCCGTACACGTTCCCGCAGCGCGCGACCGCGACCGGCAGTCCGTAGCTCGTCGCGTACGCCTGCGCGACGAGGTCCGCGCACGACTTCGACACCTCGTACGGCTCCCGTCCGAGCAGCGCCATGTCCTCCCGGTACGGCAGCTCGTCGACGGAGCCGTACGCCTTGTCGCTCGACGCGACGACCACGGCCGACACCACGTCTGCGTGCCGCCGGCACGCCTCGAGCACGTTCCACGTGCCGCGCACGTTGGTCTCGAGCGTCGCGAGCGGCGCCCGCCGTGCCGTGCCCACGATCGTCTGCGCGCCGAGATGGAAGACGGCCTCCGCGCCGTGCGCGAGGAGCGCGCGCTCGACGTCCGCGTAGTGCTCGAGCCGTCCCGACACGACGGACACCCGGGCGACGTCGCCGCTGCGGTACAGCTCGGACCGCGGGTCGTGATCGAGGACGAGCGCGACGACGTCCGCACCGAGGTCGAGCAGGCGAGCGACGAGCACGGAGCCGACCATGCCTGTCGCGCCCGTCACCAGCACGCGCCGTCCGGCCCACTCGGCTCGCGCAGCTGCGTCGCCGCCGGGCGCCGTCAACGCTCCCACACCGCCCACGGCGCCTTGCCCGACGCCCACAGCTCGTTGAGGAGCAGCGTCTCGCGGTACGTGTCCATCGGCCGCCAGAAGCCGTCGTGGCGGTACGCCATGATCTCTTCATCGCGCGCGAGCGCCTCGAGCGGCTCGCGCTCGAGGATCGACTCCTCGTTCAGGTAGTCGAAGAAGTCGCGACCGAAGACGAAGAACCCCGAGTTCACCCAGTCGTCGGCCACGGGCTTCTCGCGGAACGTGCGGACCATCTGGTCGGCGTCGACGTCGACGACGCCGAAGCGCGACAGCGGTCGCGTCGCGGTGACCGTCGCGAGCTTCCCGTGACGGCGGTGGAACGCGAGCAGGTCCCCGATGTTCACGTCGGAGAGCCCGTCGCCGTAGGTGACCATGAAGACGTCGTCGTCGCCGACGTAGCGCTGCACGC
It encodes:
- a CDS encoding NAD-dependent epimerase/dehydratase family protein — protein: MTAPGGDAAARAEWAGRRVLVTGATGMVGSVLVARLLDLGADVVALVLDHDPRSELYRSGDVARVSVVSGRLEHYADVERALLAHGAEAVFHLGAQTIVGTARRAPLATLETNVRGTWNVLEACRRHADVVSAVVVASSDKAYGSVDELPYREDMALLGREPYEVSKSCADLVAQAYATSYGLPVAVARCGNVYGRGDLNWSRIVPGTIRSLLHDEQPVIRSDGTLVRDYLYVEDVADAYLRLAEAVVSGTAAGEAFNFSDESPLSVMEIYDAVCDAAERAGTPPLVLGEAPGEIERQYLSAAKARAVLGWKPAFDLARGLRETVAWYRELFGAAT
- the rfbF gene encoding glucose-1-phosphate cytidylyltransferase, translated to MKVVILCGGLGTRMREETEFRPKPMVEIGGRPILWHIMKSYAHYGFCDFVLCVGYKGQIIKEWFLNYEAWNSDFTLTLGEPGSVEFHGGHLETGWRVTVADTGFETMTGGRVKRVQRYVGDDDVFMVTYGDGLSDVNIGDLLAFHRRHGKLATVTATRPLSRFGVVDVDADQMVRTFREKPVADDWVNSGFFVFGRDFFDYLNEESILEREPLEALARDEEIMAYRHDGFWRPMDTYRETLLLNELWASGKAPWAVWER